Proteins encoded in a region of the Podospora pseudopauciseta strain CBS 411.78 chromosome 6, whole genome shotgun sequence genome:
- a CDS encoding hypothetical protein (COG:I; COG:O; EggNog:ENOG503NWUT): MAIKNHLRLLFTAGSLLATTFASPVSRFEDDDDDDTPLPVVIWHGLGDAYNADGMRQVADLAESVNPGTLVYPIRIEDAGNRDRYDSFVGNVTEQLTKVCADIAAHPILSTAPAIDAVGFSQGGQFLRGYVERCNNPPVRSLITFGSQHNGITRFRDCETNDWICRFAMAVLGTNPWSPAVQGKLVPAQYFRDPEQYEKYLEHSNFLADINNERSIKNETYKKNIAKLESFVMYMFDEDTTVVPKETSWFEDVNGTEITPLRARKLYSEDWLGLRELDRKGGLKFRTAPGDHMQLSDELLTEAFGDFFGPLNRHKGRSDPRPASHVGDEESDMGSGGRSEGRPASRGGDVESDMGNDL; the protein is encoded by the exons ATGGCGATAAAAAACCACTTGCGGCTGTTGTTCACAGCCGGGTCGCTGCTTGCGACGACGTTTGCCAGCCCCGTCAGTCGCTttgaagatgacgacgatgatgacacCCCGCTGCCAGTGGTGATCTGGCATG GTCTCGGAGACGCCTACAACGCCGATGGCATGCGCCAGGTAGCCGACCTCGCCGAGTCAGTCAACCCCGGCACACTCGTCTACCCCATTCGCATCGAAGACGCCGGCAACCGCGACCGCTACGACTCCTTCGTCGGCAACGTTACCGAGCAACTAACCAAAGTGTGCGCCGACATCGCcgcccaccccatcctctccaccgccccagCCATCGACGCCGTGGGATTCTCCCAAGGCGGTCAGTTCCTCCGCGGCTACGTCGAGCGCTGTAACAATCCTCCCGTCCGGAGTTTGATCACCTTCGGCTCCCAGCACAACGGCATCACCCGCTTTAGAGACTGCGAGACGAACGACTGGATCTGCCGGTTCGCCATGGCCGTCCTAGGGACCAATCCCTGGTCCCCCGCGGTCCAGGGCAAGCTGGTCCCCGCGCAGTATTTCCGCGATCCTGAACAATACGAGAAGTATCTCGAGCATTCCAACTTCCTTGCGGATATCAACAACGAGCGGTCGATCAAGAACGAGACGTACAAGAAGAACATTGCGAAGCTGGAGAGCTTTGTCATGTACATGTTTGACGAGGACACGACGGTGGTGCCCAAGGAGACGTCGTGGTTTGAGGATGTGAATGGCACCGAGATTACACCTTTGCGTGCGAGGAAGCTGTATTCGGAGGATTGGTTGGGATTGAGGGAGCTGGATCGCAAGGGCGGGCTGAAGTTCAGGACTGCGCCTGGGGATCACATGCAGTTGTCGGATGAGTTGTTGACGGAGGCTTTTGGGGATTTCTTTGGGCCTTTGAATAGGCACAAGGGGAGGTCGGATCCCCGTCCTGCTTCGCACGTTGGAGACGAAGAGTCTGACATGGGCAGTGGCGGGAGGTCAGAGGGTCGTCCTGCTTCGAGGGGCGGAGATGTTGAGTCTGATATGGGCAACGACTTGTAA
- a CDS encoding hypothetical protein (COG:Q; EggNog:ENOG503P0CU) produces MGVLKPDEDLTGLAPANLLHTITTFLTAHYLLLTLSFLFLRALVKRYASPLRKYPGPVLASISRLWKVKSVASGRTHLEHIDLHRKYGPVVRIAPNEVSVSSPEAARTLLSAGKRFFKTDFYGVFPPPENPDIFTETREDVHAMKKRVANVPYSMAAMQQLSPFIDDTIELLATKINNHIESSPDGEFDLGDYLHYFAFDVLGEVAFSRSFGFLKEGRDVDNAIKTIDNSQTYNGIVGQVPELDFLLRRNPLWQFVPWLSTKNALITRMALEEMGRRQPFDKDRGGGLRGGVGVDGRRDLMASLIQGHLRDKERFGVGDVFAVAHGAIFAGSDSTASTMQSFFWHILDSKPVYQALLREIENAVNTGVIPAEGNITWNQSQSLDYLQACLKEAMRVRPAVGLNITRLVPPEGAELDGHFFPGGTTIAANGWVLHRDKETFGQDADDFRPERWLEDEERAKKMERYMFQFGGGSHLCIGRNLALLEINKVIPRLLRDYRFELAHPGQPLKANASFFVVQSGLEVFIKKA; encoded by the exons ATGGGTGTCCTCAAACCCGACGAAGACTTGACCGGCCTCGCGCCAgcaaacctcctccacaccatcaccacctttcTCACAGCGcactacctcctcctcaccctctccttcctcttcctccgcgCCCTCGTCAAGAGATATGCCTCCCCCCTGCGGAAGTACCCCGGTCCCGTCCTGGCATCCATCTCCCGGCTCTGGAAAGTGAAATCTGTCGCCTCGGGCCGGACCCATCTTGAACATATCGACCTCCACCGGAAATACGGCCCCGTCGTTCGCATCGCACCAAACGAAGTCTCGGTCTCGTCCCccgaggcggcgaggacGCTCCTGTCAGCAGGGAAGAGATTTTTCAAGACGGATTTCTACGGGGTCTTCCCCCCGCCGGAGAACCCTGATATTTTCACCGAAACGAGGGAGGACGTCCACGCTATGAAGAAGCGGGTGGCGAACGTGCCGTACAGCATGGCGGCGATGCAGCAGCTGTCGCCGTTTATCGATGATACCATCGAGCTCTTGGCGACGAAAATCAACAACCATATCGAGTCGTCGCCCGATGGAGAGTTTGATTTGGGGGATTATCTGCACTATTTTGCGTTTGATgtgctgggggaggtggcgtTTTCGAGGTCGTTTGGGTTTTTGAAAGAGGGGAGGGATGTGGACAACGCGATCAAGACGATTGATAACAGTCAGACGTATAATGGGATTGTGGGGCAGGTTCCGGAGTTGGATTTTTTGTTGCGGAGGAATCCGCTTTGGCAGTTTGTGCCTTGGTTGAGTACCAAGAACGCGTTGATTACGAGGATGGCgctggaggagatggggaggcGGCAGCCGTTTGATAAGGatagggggggtgggttgaggggcggggttggggtggatgggaggagggatttgaTGGCTAGTTTGATACAGGGGCATTTGAGGGATAAggagaggtttggggtgggggatgttTTTGCTGTGGCTCATGGGGCTAT CTTTGCGGGATCGGACTCGACGGCGTCGACGATGCAGAGCTTCTTTTGGCATATTTTGGATTCGAAGCCGGTTTACCAGGCGTTGCTGAGGGAGATTGAGAACGCGGTGAACACGGGGGTTATCCCGGCCGAGGGGAATATCACCTGGAATCAGTCGCAGAGTTTGGATTACTTGCAGGCCTGTCTCAAGGAAGCGATGAGGGTGAGGCCGGCGGTGGGGCTCAACATCACGAGATTGGTCCCGCCTGAGGGTGCGGAGCTGGATGGACATTTCTTCCCTGGAGGCACCACCATCGCGGCGAACGGGTGGGTGCTACATCGTGATAAGGAGACGTTTGGGCAAGATGCAGACGATTTCAGACCTGAGCGGTGgttggaggacgaggagagggcgaagaagatggagaggtaTATGTTTCAG tttgggggtggaagcCATCTGTGTATTGGGCGGAACTTGGCGCTTCTGGAAATCAACAAGGTGATTCCACGGTTGTTGAGGGACTACAGGTTTGAGCTGGCGCACCCGGGCCAACCGCTCAAGGCCAATGCGTCTTTCTTTGTGGTGCAATCAGGATTGGAGGTGTTTATCAAGAAGGCTTAG
- a CDS encoding hypothetical protein (EggNog:ENOG503NVX2), whose product MSSRNNHIGDTTTQSYDDAEKGIYEASQQSLPVLPTPPSPVYSVDEKAIIQQVETVQPTPVTSPIHEGITPSSSTPVLTLASRNSPPSPASDDLKKPQGKPPAKPKRKVSRWILFQLWYNTYRKFFTIVVTLNLIGILMAAIGKFEYATNHLGALVLGNLLMAILMRNELFLRFLYIISIYGLRSWAPIWLKLAVTSILQHVGGIHSGCALSGACWLLYKIVDILIHHAKQHPSVIATGIITNVLVVISILSAFPWVRNNHHNVFEGHHRLIGWMGLATTWIFVVLGNAYDLKLGEWRLDAHSLISTQELWFAVFMTVFVLIPWVTLREVPVEVEIPSPKVAILKFQRGMQQGLLARISRTSIMEYHAFGIISEGRKSGCHYLICGVQGDFTKSLVDNPPKTVWTRELKFAGVGHASAMFKRGIRVCTGTGIGAALSTCIQSPNWFLIWIGSDQEKTFGPTISRLIHDNIEPERMILWDTKKRGGRPDSVQLLKDVWHSFGAEVIFITSNKAGNDEMMQGCLEAGLHAFGTLWDF is encoded by the exons ATGTCGTCGAGGAACAACCACATCGGGGACACGACCACCCAGTCCTACGATGACGCCGAGAAGGGTATCTACGAAGCCTCCCAACAATCTTTACCGGTCCTCCctaccccaccatcaccagttTACTCTGTTGATGAGAAGGCCATAATTCAGCAGGTCGAGACAGTTCAACCAACACCTGTAACATCTCCCATTCATGAGGGTAtcacaccatcctcctccacaccaGTCCTCACTCTTGCCTCGCGCAACTCaccgccctctcccgccaGCGATGATCTCAAGAAGCCGCAAGGCAAGCCACCAGCGAAGCCAAAGAGAAAAGTCAGCCGATGGATTCTGTTTCAACTGTGGTACAACACCTACCGCAAGTTCTTCACCATTGTGGTGACTCTTAACCTGATCGGTATCTTGATGGCTGCTATCGGGAAGTTCGAATACGCCACAAACCACCTGGGCGCGTTGGTGTTGGGTAACTTGTTGATGGCCATCCTGATGAGAAATGAACTGTTCCTCCGGTTTCTGTACATCATCTCTATTTACGGGCTCAGGAGT TGGGCCCCTATTTGGCTCAAGCTCGCTGTAACTTCGATCTTGCAGCACGTTGGTGGCATTCACTCCGGATGTGCCCTGTCTGGAGCATG CTGGCTGCTCTACAAGATCGTCGACATCCTCATTCACCATGCCAAGCAACACCCTTCCGTGATCGCCACTGGTATCATCACCAATGTACTGGTTGTGATCAGTATCTTGAGCGCGTTTCCTTGGGTCAggaacaaccaccacaacgtGTTCGAGGGACATCATAGGTTGATTGGTTGGATGGGTTTGGCAACTACCTGGATCTTTGTCGTCCTCGGCAATGCCTACGACTTGAAGCTTGGAGAGTGGAGGCTGGATGCGCACTCTTTGATCTCTACACAGGAGCTTTGGTTTGCGGTCTTTATGACAGTCTT TGTTCTCATCCCATGGGTCACCCTTCGCGAAGTTCCGGTCGAGGTCGAGATTCCATCACCAAAGGTGGCCATTCTCAAGTTCCAGCGCGGTATGCAGCAGGGTCTCTTGGCTAGAATCAGCAGGACGTCCATCATGGAGTACCATGCTTTTGGTATTATTAGTGAGGGGAGAAAGAGCGGGTGTCATTATCTCATCTGCGGCGTTCAGGGCGACTTCACCAAGTCCCTTGTTGACAACCCGCCCAAGACAGTGTGGACCCGTGAACTCAAGTTTG CTGGTGTTGGGCACGCCTCGGCCATGTTCAAGCGCGGCATCAGAGTTTGCACCGGTACTGGCATTGGCGCCGCTCTCTCGACATGCATCCAGAGCCCCAACTGGTTCCTCATCTGGATTGGCTCGGATCAGGAGAAGACCTTCGGCCCAACAATCTCACGGTTGATCCACGACAACATCGAGCCGGAGAGGATGATCTTGTGGGACACCAAGAAGAGGGGAGGCAGGCCAGACAGCGTGCAGCTGCTGAAGGATGTGTGGCACAGCTTTGGGGCTGAGGTTATCTTCATCACCTCGAACAAGGCGGGTAACGATGAGATGATGCAGGGGTGCTTGGAGG CCGGACTCCACGCCTTCGGAACGCTTTGGGATTTCTAA
- a CDS encoding hypothetical protein (EggNog:ENOG503PFT2), whose amino-acid sequence MMAMALPNLQYSDLPEAVHRQHDFPEVVAEDAPQAVERRGETAKYLAYANVQNLESSIDTTSAKEPPERRILGLKRKTIFILSIIGAVILIGAIVGIALGVTISQRKSPSSQEINIDDSLSPNATDNSPPAPPPSQPSINLTALPSNISPLSSLASANYTDPKTSIVHLHVYSQLPPPSNSLLVSIWNSTARIWTTYSLSALLPSTYDLLPGTPISAYVYTNPAFQAGVMVLTTDHVLHQFVTSDVTMKNWRHGGVGQGDAILTVGKENKNFQVLRPQCGTGEDCKWFFPPSAVGYQDGEGTVRVFNMKVMRGFEVGKGREGTELGLVSLVRAGGEGGFNVSDIYWRVVFVPEGGRELKGWTAGKEMVGESDSLGDMPSTPASHNMAAFSYDLVNQMIVTLEDGGRRLGVRTLDGLAGNKWTLAREEDDPAGLGDQKGEVRFTAITGTPEKRVFGMVNGNIHEWRFSSGRPRSWEYVGRVSTSPVLTG is encoded by the exons ATGATGGCAATGGCGCTGCCAAATCTCCAGTACTCCGATCTGCCCGAGGCGGTTCACCGACAGCATGACTTCCCCGAGGTAGTCGCGGAGGATGCTCCCCAGGCGGTCGAGCGAAGAGGAGAGACGGCCAAATACCTTGCCTACGCCAATGTTCAAAACCTCGAAAGCAGCATCGACACAACCTCGGCCAAAGAACCTCCAGAACGACGCATCCTCGGCCTGAAGCGAAAAACCATTTTCATTCTGTCCATAATCGGCGCGGTCATTCTCATTGGTGCCATCGTGGGCATAGCCCTCGGCGTGACAATCTCCCAACGAAaatccccttcctcccaagAGATCAACATTGAcgactccctctcccccaacgccaccGACAActccccaccagcaccaccaccatcccaaccctccatcaacctcaccgccctcccctccaacatctcccccctctcctccctcgcctcagCAAACTACACCGACCCCAAAACAAGCATCGTCCACCTCCACGTCTACTCCcaactcccacccccctccaactcccttTTGGTGTCCATCTGGAACTCCACCGCCCGCATCTGGACAACAtactccctctccgccctcctcccctcaaccTACGACCTCCTGCCCGGCACCCCCATCTCAGCATACGTGTACACCAACCCAGCCTTTCAAGCCGGCGTCATGgtcctcaccaccgaccaCGTCCTCCACCAATTCGTCACTTCGGATGTTACCATGAAGAACTGGCGACATGGTGGTGTGGGGCAGGGGGATGCTATACTGACGGTGGGgaaggaaaacaaaaacttTCAGGTTTTGAGACCGCAGTgcgggacgggggaggaTTGTAAATGGTTTTTCCCGCCTAGTGCGGTTGGTTATCAAGACGGAGAGGGAACGGTGAGGGTTTTCAACATGAAGGTTatgagggggtttgaggtgggcaaggggagggaggggacggAACTGGGGCTGGTGAGTTTGGTGAGggctggtggggagggggggtttaaTGTTAGTGATATTTattggagggtggtgtttgtgcctgagggggggagggaattAAAGGGGTGGACGGCGGGGAAAGAGATGGTcgggg AGAGTGATTCATTGGGGGACATGCCCTCTACTCCGGCTTCGCATAACATGGCGGCGTTTTCGTACGACTTGGTGAATCAGATGATTGTGAcgttggaggatgggggaaGGAGGCTCGGGGTGAGGACGTTGGATGGGTTGGCCGGAAACAAATGGACGTTGGcgagagaggaggatgatccggctgggttgggggatcAGAAGGGCGAGGTGCGGTTTACTGCTATCACTGGGACTCCGGAAAAGAGGGTGTTTGGCATGGTGAATGGCAA
- the TOS4 gene encoding target of SBF (COG:S; EggNog:ENOG503NVJS) produces MDSSPSASTKTREPSLPTLQGVKRPAPSLLPAFEPLSSSPGLPRPSKRQATASAFFKYPTPAPTSSTGILSSSPPRVGNRPAPPRPQSRSSVTERAPLCDVRSVDLNENGETLLMGRSSNSSQYQLSANRLISRVHVKARYIAAAEPLEPNKIEIVCNGWNGLKLHCQGQTWELAKGDSFTSETEGADIMIDVHDARVLVQWPRHEKERDVLGQLSDSSWDESPRPRVGRVAGASELHGSPLRRSVRIGSPESPTPANVSRANASLNELLAVDNEHADAVQIYEDASADEQELPRLTDAAEESFMTQAAPSLSSDLSEPESEEENDADEENDPIIHSFGPFGANLNSRLASFSANSPRGHRVSRNPLSDVAGRTQERMEPISEDEAEDLLSSLSDEQKANITNHVVNQLAFSRLSSTPLTTIMTNLPAAEKKDLKKDQLRVIIEGTAAVGIIRRQGKDAAGKPLESEYYYIPEKDSDEHRRLAVTDGLRKPSLRNCRKQHKQYFWKRPKTP; encoded by the exons ATGGACTCCTCTCCTTCCGCCTCCACCAAGACCCGGGAGCCCTCGCTGCCCACCCTCCAGGGCGTAAAGCGGCCTGCACCTTCCTTGCTCCCTGCATTCGAACCCCTTTCCTCATCACCAGGTCTCCCAAGGCCATCGAAGCGGCAGGCAACAGCATCAGCCTTCTTCAAGTATCCCACTCCGGCACCAACATCGAGCACCggcatcctctcctccagtCCCCCACGCGTTGGAAACCGGCCGGCTCCTCCAAGACCACAGTCGAGGTCAAGCGTCACAGAGCGTGCTCCACTGTGCGATGTCCGCTCTGTGGACCTCAATGAGAACGGGGAGACATTGTTGATGGGACGATCGAGCAATTCTTCACAATATCAGCTGTCGGCCAACCGGTTAATCAGCAGAGTACACGTCAAGGCGCGATATATCGCCGCCGCAGAGCCCCTCGAGCCAAACAAGATTGAGATTGTATGCAATGGATGGAACGGCCTAAAGCTTCACTGCCAGGGGCAGACATGGGAGTTGGCCAAGGGTGATTCCTTCACCTCGGAGACCGAAGGTGCTGACATCATGATCGATGTCCACGATGCGAGAGTATTGGTACAATGGCCGCGTCATGAGAAGGAACGTGACGTGTTGGGTCAGCTCAGCGATTCATCCTGGGATGAGTCTCCTCGCCCAAGAGTTGGCAGGGTGGCAGGTGCTTCGGAGCTTCATGGTAGTCCTCTTAGAAGGTCGGTGCGCATCGGTAGTCCCGAGTCACCCACACCTGCCAATGTGTCCAGGGCAAACGCGAGCCTCAACGAGTTGTTGGCTGTTGATAACGAGCATGCCGACGCGGTGCAGATCTATGAGGATGCCAGTGCTGATGAGCAAGAATTGCCGAGACTGACCGACGCTGCCGAGGAGAGCTTCATGACACAAGCTGCTCCAAGTCTGTCCAGCGACCTAAGCGAGCCCGAATCGGAGGAGGAAAACGATGCAGACGAGGAGAATGACCCCATCATTCACTCTTTCGGTCCCTTTGGcgccaacctcaacagccGCCTTGCCTCTTTCTCGGCCAATTCTCCTCGGGGACACCGTGTGTCTCGTAACCCACTTTCCGATGTGGCCGGCAGAACACAGGAGAGAATGGAGCCCATCTCTgaggacgaggccgaggattTGTTGAGCAGTCTAAGTGACGAACAGAAggccaacatcaccaaccacgTGGTCAACCAGCTTGCATTCTCTCGTCTCTCTTCGACTCCTTTGACCACCATCATGACCAATCTTCCTGCTGCCGAAAAGAAGGACTTGAAGAAGGACCAGCTCCGTGTTATAATTGAGGGCACTGCGGCGGTCGGCATCATCCGTAGACAGGGCAAGGACGCGGCCGGCAAGCCTCTGGAAAGCGAGTATTACTACATCCCTGAGAAGGATAGTGATGAACATCGCCGTCTGGCCGTGACGGACGGCCTTCGGAAGCCCAGTTTGAGAAACTGCCGCAAGCAGCACAAA CAATACTTTTGGAAGCGCCCCAAGACTCCTTGA
- the CIC1 gene encoding proteasome-interacting protein cic1 (EggNog:ENOG503NU7W; COG:J) gives MSPSAAVTKTAETTVPVNPDQTLKACKALVAHIKKAAAAPPKDGKQNLLADAETTVAETPVWLTLTTKNHIHENNRLQPGKIALPNPLNTSEEISVCLITADPQRYYKNAVADEFPEELRKKIGRVIDLTHLKAKFKAYEAQRKLFSEHDVFLADDRIINRLPKALGKTFFKTTTKRPIPVVLMAQREKVDGKRVAVPKGFMVKKNKRDPTENANARPTAEIVKEVEKAIGAALVHLTPSTNTAIKVGYAGWEPEKIAENITVVVKELVERFVPQKWSNVRSFYVKGPETAALPVYQTDELWLDESKVVPNGQEGSSALPGKREQKLIKGEKPNIGKKRKSLDAEPEPAAEEAPVAKEDRPKKKAKKVLPESNDEKLDKEIAERKARLKKQKASAKKAVEV, from the exons ATGTCGCCCTCCGCTGCTGTCACCAAGACGGCCGAGACCACGGTCCCTGTCAACCCTGACCAGACCCTTAAGGCCTGCAAGGCGCTTGTTGCCcacatcaagaaggccgccgccgccccgcCCAAGGACGGAAAGCAAAACCTCCTCGCTGATGCCGAAACCACCGTCGCCGAGACTCCCGTCTGGCTCACTCTCACCACAAAGAACCACATTCACGAGAACAACC GCCTTCAGCCAGGAAAGATTgctctccccaaccccctgaACACCAGCGAAGAGATCAGCGTTTGCCTCATCACAGCCGATCCCCAGAGATACTACAAGAACGCCGTCGCCGATGAGTTCCCCGAGGAGCTTCGCAAGAAGATTGGCAGAGTCATCGATCTCACCCACTTGAAAGCCAAGTTCAAGGCGTACGAGGCCCAACGCAAGCTGTTCAGCGAGCACGATGTTTTCCTTGCCGACGACAGAATCATCAACCGCCTCCCCAAGGCGCTCGGCAAGACGTTTttcaagaccaccaccaagcgcCCCATTCCTGTGGTGCTGATGGCCCAGCGCGAGAAGGTTGACGGCAAGCGTGTTGCTGTTCCCAAGGGGTTCAtggtcaagaagaacaagcgCGACCCCACCGAGAATGCCAACGCCCGTCCCACCGCCGAGATTGTCAAGGAGGTCGAGAAGGCCATCGGTGCCGCGCTGGTGCATCTTACACCCTCTaccaacaccgccatcaaggttGGATACGCTGGGTGGGAGCCTGAGAAGATCGCCGAGAACATCACCGTGGTGGTCAAGGAGCTGGTCGAGAGATTTGTGCCACAGAAGTGGAGCAACGTCCGCAGCTTTTACGTCAAGGGCCCAGAGACGGCTGCCCTTCCCGTATACCAGACGGACGAGTTGTGGTTGGACGAGAGCAAGGTTGTTCCCAACGGCCAGGAGGGGTCCAGCGCTCTCCCCGGCAAGAGGGAACAGAAGCTCATCAAGGGCGAGAAGCCCAACATTGGCAAGAAGCGCAAGTCGTTGGATGCCGAGCCTGAGCcggctgccgaggaggcaCCGGTTGCCAAGGAGGACAggccaaagaagaaggccaagaaggtgcTGCCGGAGAGCAACGACGAGAAGCTCGACAAGGAGATTGCGGAAAGGAAagcgaggttgaagaagcagaaggcgtcggccaagaaggcggtggaggtcTAA
- a CDS encoding hypothetical protein (COG:S; EggNog:ENOG503P6QN), with protein MSGKYTGKCLCEEGGIRFTISAEPIDPVCTCYCGHCSKGAGGLGQVMVAFPEESIDIESGKELITTFTFKNTDSGKPKDKMFCKSCGVTLWTAPEHWKQLKQLLVRTPVLDGGIDWKPTVELSTSKRAKWTSSVAGAAQQ; from the exons ATGTCGGGCAAGTACACCGGAAAGTGCCTCTGCGAAGAGGGAGGCATCCGCTTCACCATCTCTGCTGAGCCTATTGATCCGGTATGCACCTGTTATTGCGGCCATTGCAGCAAAGGCGCTGGCGGGCTGGGCCAGGTG ATGGTGGCCTTCCCAGAAGAGAGCATCGACATTGAGTCGGGCAAAGAGCTCATCACGACCTTCACCTTTAAGAATACCGATAGCGGCAAGCCCAAAGACAAGATGTTTTGCAAGTCTTGCGGGGTGACGCTTTGGACTGCCCCTGAGCATTGGAAGCAGCTCAAGCAGCTATTGGTTCGGACACCggtgttggatggggg AATTGACTGGAAGCCTACTGTTGAGCTTTCGACGAGCAAGCGGGCGAAGTGGACTTCTTCTGTTGCCGGGGCAGCGCAGCAGTGA